A genomic window from Candidatus Edwardsbacteria bacterium includes:
- a CDS encoding DUF4833 domain-containing protein has translation MKKTIITALALSFLGGLALAQSTQPLFHIERTKNANKLYYEARIGADGKIDAEDPIKVYWIMWAKDSTGKTTEGMNFIERVKVYGYNIKADSTGKIFKMTLKPFKERLIRVYLKDNVAKAEMTINYRPAYFEKMFIYAKGDSKPDSIRLSGYDVDSGKEIFEMFLPNKK, from the coding sequence ATGAAGAAAACAATAATCACAGCCCTGGCGCTGTCCTTCCTGGGAGGCCTGGCTCTGGCCCAGAGCACCCAGCCGCTGTTCCATATCGAGCGGACCAAGAACGCCAATAAACTTTATTACGAAGCCCGGATAGGGGCCGACGGAAAAATAGACGCCGAAGATCCCATCAAGGTCTATTGGATCATGTGGGCCAAGGATTCCACCGGGAAGACCACCGAGGGCATGAATTTCATCGAGCGGGTCAAGGTTTACGGATATAACATCAAGGCCGACAGCACCGGGAAGATATTCAAAATGACGCTTAAGCCCTTTAAGGAGCGACTGATAAGAGTTTATCTCAAGGATAATGTGGCCAAGGCCGAGATGACCATCAACTACCGGCCGGCCTATTTCGAGAAGATGTTCATCTATGCCAAGGGGGATTCCAAGCCTGATTCCATTAGGCTGTCCGGTTATGATGTGGATAGCGGTAAAGAGATATTCGAAATGTTCCTGCCGAATAAAAAATGA
- the era gene encoding GTPase Era has product MKTGYVAIAGRPNVGKSTLLNKFMGVKLSAVSRRPQTTRQRVLGIDNGPEYQIIFLDTPGLLDPSYALQVKLLRIAHRSIEEADLLLFMIDAKIGILAEDAAFLEKNKKGKVIGVLNKIDLMEKEGVLKAIAQFHRLTAIEDIYPIAALKGFGIDELRRGVLDKLPEGPALYDQDSLTDQPEKFFVSEIIREKIFELCGAEVPYATAVVIDQFKEQPGRKDVISATIWVEKESQKPILIGQGGHKMKAIGSSARRDIEKFLDRPVFLELFVKVKKKWRSRESDLRDLGL; this is encoded by the coding sequence ATGAAGACAGGCTATGTGGCCATTGCCGGAAGGCCCAATGTGGGCAAATCCACTCTGCTCAATAAATTCATGGGGGTAAAGCTCTCGGCCGTCAGCCGCCGGCCCCAGACCACCCGCCAGCGGGTGCTGGGGATAGACAACGGTCCGGAGTATCAGATAATCTTCCTGGACACCCCGGGGCTGCTGGATCCCAGCTATGCCCTGCAGGTGAAGCTGCTTCGGATCGCCCACCGATCCATCGAGGAGGCGGACCTGCTGTTGTTCATGATCGATGCCAAGATAGGGATATTGGCTGAGGATGCGGCCTTCCTTGAAAAAAACAAGAAGGGCAAGGTGATCGGAGTTCTGAACAAGATCGACCTGATGGAAAAGGAAGGGGTGCTGAAAGCCATAGCGCAGTTCCACCGCCTGACGGCCATTGAAGACATATATCCCATAGCTGCCCTGAAGGGGTTCGGCATCGATGAACTGCGCCGGGGCGTTTTGGACAAACTGCCGGAGGGCCCGGCCCTCTACGACCAGGATTCCCTGACCGACCAGCCGGAGAAATTCTTCGTATCGGAGATAATACGGGAGAAGATATTCGAGCTGTGCGGGGCCGAGGTGCCCTATGCTACGGCGGTGGTCATCGACCAGTTCAAGGAGCAGCCCGGCCGCAAGGATGTGATCTCGGCCACCATCTGGGTGGAGAAGGAATCGCAGAAGCCGATATTGATAGGCCAGGGCGGCCACAAGATGAAGGCCATCGGCTCGTCCGCCCGGCGGGACATAGAGAAGTTTTTGGACCGGCCGGTGTTTCTGGAGCTGTTTGTCAAGGTCAAGAAAAAGTGGAGGTCGCGGGAGAGCGACCTTAGGGACCTGGGGCTGTGA